The proteins below come from a single Chitinophaga pinensis DSM 2588 genomic window:
- a CDS encoding OmpA family protein: MSRILSITFLFLSLTICLHAQQKVSIYFPFGSAELSDTAKQTLNTIPVTGTADLSGHTDTIGATTYNVQLAAARLKAVSVYLKRLHPRTIFYLHNEGELSPVEHVDSLNRCVVISWQKSADNTSSMQQGVEKGAISRQLPATEASADSPDEMDAIGSNTTGTIDSLHPNEILVKKFALQNILFEPDRAILMPPSVYTVEQTAKLLSAYNGYSFEVRGHVNFTADLRVEPGTPPFELSINRAKLVKQLLIQYGLPADKITARGMGNSELIYPYPQNLEEKLKNMRVEVLIYKPKKK; the protein is encoded by the coding sequence ATGTCCAGAATACTCTCTATTACCTTTCTTTTCCTGTCCTTAACTATATGCCTACACGCTCAGCAAAAGGTTTCCATCTACTTCCCATTTGGCAGCGCTGAACTATCCGATACGGCAAAACAGACATTAAACACCATTCCCGTTACCGGCACAGCTGATCTTAGCGGACATACTGATACCATAGGTGCTACTACCTATAACGTGCAACTGGCAGCTGCCCGACTGAAAGCGGTGAGTGTTTATCTCAAACGCCTTCATCCCCGGACAATCTTCTACCTGCATAACGAAGGGGAATTATCTCCTGTTGAGCATGTTGACTCGCTCAACCGTTGTGTGGTGATCAGCTGGCAGAAGAGTGCCGATAATACTTCCTCAATGCAACAGGGTGTTGAAAAAGGAGCCATCAGCCGCCAGTTGCCGGCAACAGAAGCATCTGCTGATAGTCCGGATGAAATGGACGCTATCGGGAGTAATACTACTGGTACCATCGATAGTCTGCATCCAAATGAGATCCTGGTGAAGAAATTTGCCTTACAGAATATCCTGTTTGAACCTGACAGGGCTATCCTGATGCCGCCATCCGTATATACCGTTGAACAGACAGCTAAGCTGCTGTCAGCGTATAATGGTTATTCCTTTGAGGTAAGGGGACATGTAAACTTTACTGCCGATCTTAGAGTGGAACCAGGTACCCCGCCATTTGAACTATCTATAAACAGGGCTAAGCTGGTAAAGCAGCTGTTGATACAATATGGGCTACCTGCCGATAAGATAACGGCAAGGGGTATGGGAAATAGTGAATTGATTTACCCGTATCCACAGAATTTAGAAGAAAAATTAAAAAATATGCGGGTAGAAGTATTAATTTATAAGCCGAAAAAGAAATAA
- a CDS encoding DUF445 domain-containing protein has protein sequence MSVYFIPLLTALAGWFTNKITISLLLNIFSKKQQQFADQVADFVSKQLFSFDDIRRQLAEPEKIKSMIPVVEVHMDTFLREKLPEAMPVFKMFIGDSTIQQVKKVLVAELDNMFPEIIDQYLQHTAKELDVRQLISRKIMGISGEQLKEQIKGSLRKELRMAELAGALFGLVIGLLQLMIALHHTN, from the coding sequence ATGTCAGTGTACTTCATTCCGCTCTTAACCGCGCTAGCAGGCTGGTTTACAAACAAAATAACCATCTCTCTGCTGTTGAATATTTTTTCAAAAAAGCAACAACAATTTGCTGATCAGGTAGCAGATTTTGTCTCAAAACAACTTTTTTCCTTCGACGATATTCGTCGTCAATTAGCCGAACCAGAGAAAATAAAAAGTATGATTCCGGTAGTTGAAGTACATATGGATACTTTTCTGCGGGAAAAATTACCGGAGGCAATGCCTGTATTTAAAATGTTCATCGGAGACAGCACCATCCAGCAAGTAAAGAAGGTGTTGGTCGCAGAACTGGATAACATGTTTCCTGAAATTATAGATCAGTATCTGCAGCATACCGCAAAAGAACTGGATGTACGACAGCTGATCAGCAGGAAAATAATGGGTATCTCCGGCGAACAGTTAAAAGAACAGATCAAAGGTTCGCTCAGGAAAGAACTGCGGATGGCTGAACTGGCAGGCGCGCTTTTCGGTCTTGTAATCGGATTATTACAGTTAATGATTGCCCTACACCACACTAACTGA